The proteins below come from a single Thalassomonas actiniarum genomic window:
- a CDS encoding ABC transporter permease, with product MKGLIKPRLKIGNFQMNHSIYLLKQALAGLRIKKSFSVSVIVTLGISLGALLCILTLAYVMIAKPLPYPDQDDLYQLNSVVTDKNRGRLGQAYNYPSLIQLYDTQTVFNPSAMVFYGEGVLSSLPTHPTVKATYVTPEWFSLLGSKMALGRTFEQTEEKDSFNPVAILSYQTWKSEFNLDSTILDKSVTISGTNFRVVGVMADSFIEPQLSGIGEKTNIFLPWDFNPYHLDPEWKSQWGGFNSQLSFVGKLDSQATISQIEQTLTTPFNSFWKDNVSDIARFEDWSMEMELESFKNAIVGDSTHTVLLLLAGVIGLVLIACANITNLFMSRTAEQQRQLAIQAVVGASKGHLFQTLFAQSALLVFASLVLALIVASCGFWVLQEYLASRFPRIDELSLNAFTLGSAMVIALLIAAFFARLSTNIINYRALNTILQSSGKGTGVQVSQKVRQWLVISQVTIVTILVFVNIGLLKDSMKIINQPLGFETDNITTFTLAVNSSNDLSDEEIKPFMLELRSDLLALPQVEDVAQAISPLRVNGIRIQTIEKTDERLSIESRYIDDGYFKMTEQTLIEGDLFSATDFKDENKLIIINDVYAKQLVSDGSALGTRITVGGDLLTVSGVVKGAKLPTETEIPMRAYMLTSQAETSFILKMKPQQTISREMLTSILREVSSQFYLQELNTLDDTKEQLLFTQYTTAVTSAVLAVLTFLLAAIGLYGILNYATQMRKFELGTRLAIGASRKDVIGLIVKDNVGAVCIGIVVSLVALLGLYIGFSDALHSYVTPELAGMFLATLLLISLMVLFACYWPLRPIINTLPIHSLRDSQ from the coding sequence ATGAAAGGCTTAATTAAGCCACGTCTTAAAATAGGAAATTTTCAGATGAACCATAGCATTTATTTACTAAAACAAGCCTTGGCCGGTTTGAGAATAAAGAAAAGTTTTTCAGTCTCTGTAATCGTAACCTTAGGGATCAGTTTAGGTGCCTTATTGTGCATTTTGACGTTAGCCTATGTAATGATTGCAAAGCCTTTACCTTATCCGGACCAGGATGATTTATATCAATTGAATTCAGTTGTTACTGACAAAAATAGGGGCAGACTTGGACAAGCTTATAATTACCCTAGTTTAATCCAGTTGTATGACACTCAAACTGTTTTTAACCCGTCAGCGATGGTTTTCTATGGTGAAGGAGTTTTAAGCTCACTGCCTACGCATCCAACGGTAAAAGCTACCTATGTTACACCTGAGTGGTTCTCTTTGCTTGGTAGTAAAATGGCTCTTGGCCGTACTTTTGAGCAAACAGAAGAGAAAGATAGTTTCAATCCTGTTGCTATTTTAAGTTATCAAACCTGGAAAAGTGAGTTTAACCTAGATAGCACTATATTAGATAAGTCAGTAACAATTAGTGGCACTAACTTTAGAGTCGTTGGAGTAATGGCTGACTCGTTTATCGAGCCGCAACTTTCAGGGATAGGAGAAAAAACAAATATCTTTCTTCCTTGGGATTTCAATCCGTATCATCTAGATCCTGAATGGAAAAGCCAGTGGGGAGGGTTCAATAGTCAATTGAGTTTTGTCGGAAAGCTTGATAGTCAAGCGACTATTTCACAGATAGAACAAACCCTAACTACGCCATTCAATAGTTTCTGGAAAGATAATGTTTCCGATATTGCTCGTTTCGAAGATTGGTCAATGGAAATGGAGTTAGAGTCGTTTAAGAATGCAATTGTCGGCGATAGTACACACACCGTGTTGTTGTTACTGGCCGGGGTAATCGGTTTGGTTTTGATAGCCTGTGCCAATATTACCAACCTCTTTATGTCACGCACTGCAGAGCAGCAACGACAGTTAGCGATTCAGGCGGTGGTGGGGGCCAGTAAAGGTCATTTATTTCAAACACTGTTTGCGCAGTCAGCCTTGTTAGTATTTGCTTCTTTAGTGTTAGCGCTGATAGTTGCCAGTTGTGGCTTTTGGGTATTACAAGAATATTTAGCGTCCCGTTTCCCTCGTATTGATGAGTTGTCACTTAACGCGTTCACACTCGGTTCAGCTATGGTTATTGCTTTACTGATAGCTGCTTTTTTCGCTCGCTTAAGTACTAACATAATTAATTACAGAGCCTTAAATACTATTCTACAGTCTAGCGGCAAAGGAACGGGCGTTCAGGTTTCCCAAAAAGTAAGACAATGGTTAGTCATCTCACAAGTCACCATCGTAACAATCCTGGTGTTTGTCAACATAGGGCTTTTGAAAGATTCGATGAAAATCATCAATCAACCTCTTGGTTTTGAGACTGATAATATCACTACATTTACGCTAGCAGTCAATTCTTCCAATGATTTATCCGATGAAGAAATAAAACCATTTATGCTAGAGCTAAGAAGTGATTTATTAGCATTACCGCAAGTGGAAGATGTTGCTCAAGCTATATCACCGCTTAGGGTTAATGGCATTCGTATCCAAACAATTGAAAAAACGGATGAGCGTTTATCAATTGAAAGCAGATACATTGATGATGGCTACTTTAAAATGACCGAGCAAACTTTGATTGAAGGAGATCTTTTTAGTGCCACTGATTTTAAAGATGAAAATAAATTAATCATTATTAATGATGTTTATGCAAAGCAGTTAGTAAGTGATGGCAGTGCTCTTGGCACCCGAATAACAGTAGGTGGAGATCTCCTTACTGTAAGTGGAGTCGTTAAGGGGGCGAAGTTGCCAACCGAAACAGAGATACCGATGCGTGCTTACATGCTGACATCACAAGCAGAAACAAGTTTTATTCTTAAAATGAAGCCACAGCAAACTATATCTCGTGAAATGCTGACTTCAATACTGCGAGAAGTCAGTAGTCAATTCTATTTACAGGAGTTGAATACTCTTGATGACACAAAAGAACAATTATTATTTACTCAATATACAACCGCAGTCACTAGTGCAGTATTGGCGGTATTAACCTTCTTATTAGCCGCCATTGGTTTATACGGAATTCTAAACTATGCCACTCAAATGCGTAAGTTTGAGTTAGGGACGCGTCTTGCGATTGGCGCTTCGCGCAAAGATGTGATTGGTCTTATCGTCAAAGACAATGTAGGGGCCGTTTGTATTGGTATTGTCGTCAGTTTAGTCGCTTTGTTAGGTCTGTATATTGGCTTCTCAGACGCATTGCACAGTTACGTTACTCCCGAATTGGCAGGCATGTT